One Nocardia iowensis DNA window includes the following coding sequences:
- a CDS encoding SDR family oxidoreductase, with amino-acid sequence MTTTKKIAVAGATGRLGKHVVDVLTEQGHEVVAFSRKNGVDIETGAGLVEALDGVQVVIDASSTPSADKDIATEFFTAAARNLHEAGQKAGVERLVVVSIIGIDNATAGYNAAKLAHERALLAGPLPVQILRAAQFHELVEVMTQWGTQGDVAYLAEMRTQLVAARTVAEALVDLAVNPAPAATDGPFPEIAGPQPETMAGAATLLAARRGAPARVVEVSDPANPDRESFENGTLLASPHATLAGPSYADWLEATYPPAK; translated from the coding sequence ATGACGACGACCAAGAAGATCGCGGTGGCCGGGGCGACCGGACGGCTGGGCAAGCACGTGGTGGATGTGCTGACCGAGCAGGGCCACGAGGTGGTGGCGTTCTCACGGAAGAACGGCGTGGACATCGAGACCGGCGCCGGTCTGGTCGAGGCACTCGATGGCGTACAGGTCGTCATCGACGCGTCGAGCACCCCGTCCGCCGACAAGGACATCGCGACCGAATTCTTCACCGCCGCCGCCCGCAATCTGCACGAGGCCGGACAAAAGGCAGGTGTCGAGCGCCTGGTGGTGGTGTCCATCATCGGCATCGACAACGCCACCGCGGGCTACAACGCCGCCAAACTCGCTCATGAGCGCGCCCTGCTGGCAGGCCCGCTCCCGGTGCAGATCCTGCGCGCCGCCCAGTTCCACGAACTGGTCGAGGTGATGACCCAGTGGGGCACCCAGGGCGACGTGGCCTACCTCGCCGAGATGCGCACTCAGCTCGTCGCCGCCCGCACGGTCGCCGAGGCCCTGGTCGACCTGGCGGTCAACCCTGCTCCGGCAGCCACCGACGGCCCCTTCCCGGAAATCGCGGGACCGCAGCCGGAAACCATGGCAGGCGCGGCAACCCTGCTCGCCGCCCGCCGCGGCGCGCCCGCTCGCGTCGTCGAGGTCAGCGACCCGGCGAACCCGGACCGCGAAAGCTTCGAGAACGGCACCCTGCTCGCCAGCCCGCACGCCACCCTCGCGGGCCCCAGCTACGCGGACTGGCTCGAAGCCACCTACCCGCCCGCCAAGTAG
- a CDS encoding phosphotransferase family protein, with amino-acid sequence MDSAEYGGLEQTLGQPIAGSAPAEWGFQNRTDLLTLADGDRMVLQRYRDPDDAERRLRIMHTLLEPAAKRGITIPRIRRFDLDADPAWIVFDALPGVPIPASDEIGLASPRFPAIAREMGTLLAAFRRLPTAGLQLDDLWATPTRLVESATVWAAQVELSVAQRATLDRTLRSLPTLFADRPVVLAHGDFTPVNILHDGETITGLLDFESVCLADPLFDPAWWSWSVGAAGQDALTPAWPAFLEGAGFDPDEPDLTQRIEALQLLRTLELLAEKTDLSPAVRTVAQERLTGILGRSA; translated from the coding sequence ATGGACAGTGCGGAGTACGGCGGGCTCGAGCAGACCCTCGGCCAGCCGATTGCCGGTAGCGCGCCCGCCGAATGGGGTTTCCAGAACCGCACCGACCTACTCACCCTCGCCGACGGCGACCGGATGGTCCTGCAGCGCTACCGCGACCCCGACGACGCCGAACGCCGCCTCCGGATCATGCACACCCTGCTGGAACCGGCCGCCAAACGCGGCATCACCATTCCGCGGATCCGGCGATTCGACCTCGACGCCGACCCGGCCTGGATCGTCTTCGACGCCCTGCCCGGCGTCCCCATCCCCGCCAGCGACGAAATCGGCCTGGCCAGCCCACGATTCCCCGCCATCGCCCGCGAGATGGGCACCCTGCTCGCCGCGTTCCGTCGGCTGCCGACGGCGGGTCTGCAACTCGACGACCTCTGGGCGACCCCCACCCGCCTGGTAGAAAGCGCGACCGTCTGGGCCGCGCAGGTGGAGCTCTCCGTTGCGCAACGCGCCACCCTGGACCGAACCCTGCGTTCCCTGCCCACGCTGTTCGCCGACCGCCCCGTTGTCCTCGCGCACGGCGACTTCACCCCGGTGAACATCCTGCACGATGGTGAAACCATCACCGGCCTCCTCGATTTCGAATCCGTCTGCCTGGCCGATCCGCTGTTCGACCCCGCCTGGTGGTCCTGGTCGGTCGGTGCCGCCGGACAAGACGCCCTCACTCCGGCCTGGCCCGCGTTCCTCGAAGGGGCGGGCTTCGACCCCGACGAACCCGATCTGACGCAGCGCATCGAAGCCCTCCAGCTCCTCCGCACGCTCGAACTGCTCGCCGAGAAAACAGATCTCAGCCCCGCGGTGCGCACCGTCGCGCAGGAGCGGCTGACCGGCATACTCGGTCGATCAGCGTGA
- a CDS encoding TetR/AcrR family transcriptional regulator produces the protein MATPHEPKQDRSRATRQRLLEATIDCLAETGWAAATVAVVAERAGVSRGAAQHHFPTREDLITAALEYMFDSRTQQAKDEAIAVAALADGVGRTEAVVAGLVESYTSPLFKAALQVWTHAAADAALRERIVPLEAKFGRVSHRRAVEALGVDDSDPVTHHLVQATLDLARGLGLADVLTDDSARRKEIVQQWAATLHAALNAPR, from the coding sequence ATGGCCACTCCCCACGAACCCAAGCAGGACCGCAGCCGAGCCACCCGGCAGCGCCTGCTGGAGGCGACCATCGACTGTCTTGCCGAAACCGGCTGGGCGGCAGCGACGGTCGCGGTCGTCGCCGAGCGGGCCGGGGTGTCCAGGGGCGCGGCGCAGCATCATTTCCCGACCAGGGAAGACCTGATCACCGCCGCGCTCGAGTACATGTTCGACAGCCGAACCCAACAGGCCAAGGACGAGGCCATCGCGGTCGCGGCCTTGGCCGACGGGGTCGGCCGCACCGAGGCCGTGGTGGCCGGCCTGGTCGAGTCCTACACCAGTCCGCTGTTCAAGGCGGCGTTGCAGGTGTGGACGCACGCGGCCGCCGATGCGGCGCTGCGGGAACGCATCGTTCCGCTGGAAGCCAAGTTCGGCCGGGTCTCGCATCGGCGGGCGGTGGAGGCGCTCGGCGTCGACGACTCCGACCCGGTCACCCACCACTTGGTGCAGGCCACCCTCGACTTGGCGCGTGGGCTCGGCCTGGCCGACGTGCTCACCGACGACTCGGCGCGGCGCAAGGAGATCGTCCAGCAGTGGGCGGCGACGCTGCACGCCGCGTTGAACGCGCCGCGCTGA
- a CDS encoding enoyl-CoA hydratase family protein: protein MTETSTAPYVRYDVADGFATLTLDSPHNRNALSAKLVAELLQGLDDAAADDKVRGIVLAHTGNTFCAGADLSEASNADPAVAADERTRVMIGVLRRLIATPKPVIAQIDGNVRAGGMGIVAACDIAVAGPASSFALTEVRIGLAPFMISLTLLPRLTSRAASRYYLTGEKFGADVAERIGLITFSAADPVAEVARLRGELRKGSPQGLAESKRLVNAAMLAEFDVSADELAARSASFFGTAEVHEGMLAFLQRRPASWAE from the coding sequence ATGACCGAGACATCCACCGCGCCCTACGTCCGCTACGACGTCGCGGACGGCTTCGCGACGCTCACCCTCGATTCACCGCACAACCGCAATGCGTTGTCGGCCAAACTCGTCGCCGAGCTCCTCCAGGGACTCGACGACGCCGCCGCCGACGACAAGGTGCGCGGCATCGTGCTCGCGCACACCGGCAACACCTTCTGCGCGGGCGCCGACCTCAGCGAGGCCAGCAATGCCGACCCGGCGGTGGCCGCCGACGAACGCACCCGCGTCATGATCGGCGTGCTGCGTCGGCTCATCGCCACGCCCAAGCCGGTGATCGCGCAGATCGACGGCAATGTGCGGGCAGGTGGCATGGGCATCGTCGCGGCCTGCGATATCGCGGTGGCGGGCCCGGCGAGCAGTTTCGCGCTCACCGAGGTGCGCATCGGGCTGGCGCCGTTCATGATTTCGCTGACCCTGCTGCCGCGGCTCACCTCGCGCGCGGCGAGCAGGTACTACTTGACCGGCGAGAAGTTCGGCGCCGACGTCGCCGAGCGGATCGGGCTGATCACCTTCAGCGCCGCCGACCCGGTGGCGGAGGTGGCGCGGCTGCGTGGGGAGCTGCGCAAGGGCTCCCCGCAGGGCCTGGCCGAGAGCAAGCGACTGGTCAACGCGGCCATGCTCGCCGAGTTCGACGTCTCGGCCGACGAGCTGGCCGCGCGGTCGGCGAGCTTCTTCGGTACCGCCGAGGTGCACGAGGGCATGCTGGCCTTCCTGCAGCGGCGTCCGGCGAGCTGGGCAGAATAG
- a CDS encoding acyl-CoA dehydrogenase family protein, protein MSFIETEEQQALRAAVAALAAKYNYRDYVLPKARANEPLSELWDEAGKLGFLGVNLPEEYGGGGAGLYELALVMEELSAQGAGLLLMVVSPAICGTIITKYGTDEQKQQWLPKLGDGTAKMVFGITEPDAGSNSHQITTTARRDGDDWILNGRKIFISGVDQAEAVLIVSRTEDHKTGKLKPALFIVPTDAEGFHKTPQEMDIIEPDHQFTLFLDDVRLPANALVGKEDAALMQLFAGLNPERVMGAAMAIGLGRYAIDRAVEYAKERTVWKTPIGAHQGISHPLAQVKIELELAKLMMRKAATLYDTGDEMGAAEAANMAKYAAAEASIKALDQAIQTHGGAGLTKEYGLAAMLAAARIGRIAPVSREMVLNFVAQYSLGLPKSY, encoded by the coding sequence ATGAGTTTCATCGAAACCGAAGAGCAGCAGGCGCTGCGGGCCGCGGTGGCCGCGCTGGCCGCGAAGTACAACTACCGCGACTATGTGCTGCCCAAGGCGCGCGCCAACGAACCGCTGAGCGAATTGTGGGATGAGGCAGGCAAACTCGGCTTCCTCGGCGTGAACCTGCCCGAGGAGTACGGCGGCGGTGGTGCGGGCCTGTACGAGCTGGCGCTGGTCATGGAGGAGCTCTCCGCCCAGGGCGCGGGCCTGCTGCTCATGGTCGTCTCCCCGGCTATCTGCGGCACCATCATCACCAAGTACGGCACCGACGAGCAGAAGCAGCAGTGGCTGCCCAAGCTCGGTGACGGCACCGCCAAGATGGTCTTCGGCATCACCGAGCCGGACGCGGGCTCCAACTCGCACCAGATCACCACCACCGCGCGCCGCGACGGTGACGACTGGATCCTCAACGGCCGCAAGATCTTCATCTCCGGCGTGGACCAGGCCGAGGCCGTGCTCATCGTGTCGCGTACCGAAGACCACAAGACCGGCAAGCTCAAGCCGGCCCTGTTCATCGTGCCGACCGACGCCGAGGGCTTCCACAAGACGCCACAGGAAATGGACATCATCGAGCCGGACCACCAGTTCACGCTGTTCCTCGACGACGTCCGCCTGCCCGCCAACGCACTGGTCGGCAAGGAGGACGCCGCACTCATGCAGCTGTTCGCGGGCCTCAATCCGGAGCGGGTCATGGGCGCCGCGATGGCGATCGGCCTCGGCCGCTACGCCATCGACCGGGCGGTGGAATACGCTAAGGAACGCACCGTATGGAAGACGCCGATCGGTGCGCACCAAGGCATTTCGCATCCGCTGGCCCAGGTGAAGATCGAGCTGGAACTCGCGAAATTGATGATGCGCAAGGCCGCGACGCTCTACGACACCGGTGACGAGATGGGTGCCGCCGAGGCCGCCAACATGGCGAAATACGCTGCGGCGGAGGCCAGTATCAAGGCGCTCGACCAGGCGATTCAGACGCACGGCGGCGCGGGTCTGACCAAGGAATACGGTCTCGCCGCCATGCTCGCCGCCGCCCGGATCGGCCGGATCGCCCCGGTCAGCCGCGAAATGGTGCTGAACTTCGTCGCCCAGTACTCGCTCGGCCTGCCCAAGTCCTACTAG
- a CDS encoding acetyl/propionyl/methylcrotonyl-CoA carboxylase subunit alpha, whose translation MTASRSDSMGGGGRVTGGHITNVLVANRGEIARRVFATCRRMGLGTVAVYSEADAAAPHVAEADAAVLLPGNTPGETYLRGELIIDAALATGADAIHPGYGFLSENADFARAVLAAGLVWIGPPVEAIEQMGSKVASKKMMDAAGVPVLAELDPAEVTEAQLPVLIKASAGGGGRGMRVVRSLGELEPQIEAARREAQSAFGDPTVFCERYLETGRHIEVQVMADTHGTIWAVGERECSIQRRHQKVIEEAPSPLVERTDGMRARLFEAARLAAGAIGYTGAGTVEFLADERGDFFFLEMNTRLQVEHPVTECTTGLDLVRLQLEVASGDALPTEPPAMHGHSIEVRLYAEDPAHDWQPQSGTVHRIDIPLVATEFDLLDRPGVRLDTGVVDGSIVGVHYDPMLAKVISYAETRSEAARLLATALHRAKIHGLVTNRDLLVRVLRHPAFLAGDTDTAFFDTHGLDTLAAPLVSAADEALSIVAAALADAAANRTAARVGGGLPSGWRNLPSQSTHKLFESRTSGTHDVGYRYTRGVVSVDGYDGLELVEAATDRVVLAVPGERGPVRRHFAVARYGELVCVDSPLGPVSVRRLPRFSDPADQVATGSLLAPMPGSVIRLGAEVGSRVEQGQPILWLEAMKMEHTIAAPAAGVLSAVNVTVGQQVDVGAVLAVVDPAEGNETQESK comes from the coding sequence ATGACAGCATCGCGCAGCGATTCGATGGGGGGCGGTGGCCGGGTGACGGGCGGGCATATCACGAATGTCCTGGTTGCCAACCGTGGTGAGATCGCCCGCCGCGTCTTCGCCACCTGCCGCCGGATGGGTCTCGGCACGGTGGCGGTCTACTCCGAGGCGGATGCCGCGGCCCCGCATGTGGCCGAGGCTGATGCGGCAGTGCTCCTGCCGGGTAATACACCGGGAGAGACCTACCTCCGCGGTGAACTGATCATCGATGCCGCGCTGGCCACCGGCGCCGATGCGATCCACCCCGGCTACGGATTCCTTTCCGAGAACGCCGATTTCGCCAGGGCGGTGCTCGCGGCCGGGCTGGTGTGGATCGGCCCACCGGTCGAGGCCATCGAGCAGATGGGCTCCAAGGTCGCCTCGAAGAAGATGATGGACGCCGCCGGTGTCCCGGTGCTCGCCGAACTCGATCCGGCCGAGGTCACCGAGGCGCAGCTACCGGTCCTGATCAAGGCATCCGCCGGTGGCGGCGGTCGCGGCATGCGTGTGGTGCGCAGCCTCGGCGAGCTGGAACCACAGATCGAAGCGGCTCGGCGCGAGGCGCAATCGGCCTTCGGCGATCCCACGGTGTTCTGTGAGCGGTACCTGGAAACCGGCCGTCACATCGAGGTCCAGGTCATGGCCGATACGCACGGCACCATCTGGGCGGTCGGCGAGCGCGAGTGCTCCATCCAGCGCCGCCACCAGAAGGTGATCGAGGAAGCGCCCTCGCCGCTGGTCGAGCGCACCGACGGGATGCGGGCGCGGCTGTTCGAGGCGGCCAGGCTCGCCGCTGGTGCGATCGGTTACACCGGCGCGGGCACGGTGGAGTTCCTCGCCGACGAACGCGGTGACTTCTTCTTCCTGGAGATGAACACCCGCCTCCAGGTGGAGCATCCGGTCACCGAATGCACCACCGGCCTGGATCTGGTTCGCCTGCAACTCGAGGTGGCTTCCGGCGATGCGCTGCCCACCGAACCGCCTGCGATGCACGGGCATTCGATCGAGGTCCGGCTGTACGCCGAAGACCCCGCGCACGACTGGCAACCGCAGAGCGGCACCGTGCACCGCATCGACATTCCCTTGGTAGCGACGGAATTCGACCTGCTGGACCGCCCGGGTGTGCGCCTGGACACCGGCGTGGTGGACGGCTCGATCGTCGGCGTGCATTACGACCCGATGCTGGCCAAGGTCATCTCCTACGCCGAAACACGGAGCGAGGCAGCGCGATTGCTGGCCACCGCGTTGCATCGAGCGAAGATTCACGGCCTGGTCACCAATCGCGACCTGCTGGTCCGGGTGCTGCGCCACCCGGCCTTCCTGGCGGGCGACACCGACACCGCCTTCTTCGACACGCACGGACTGGACACGCTCGCAGCACCTTTGGTGTCCGCGGCGGACGAGGCACTGTCCATCGTGGCCGCCGCACTGGCCGACGCCGCGGCGAATCGGACAGCTGCCCGGGTCGGCGGCGGGCTGCCGAGCGGCTGGCGGAACCTGCCGTCGCAATCGACGCACAAGCTGTTCGAGAGTCGCACCAGCGGAACGCACGATGTCGGTTACCGCTACACCCGCGGCGTCGTCTCGGTGGACGGCTACGACGGACTCGAGCTCGTCGAGGCCGCCACGGATCGGGTGGTTCTCGCCGTTCCCGGCGAACGCGGCCCGGTCCGAAGGCATTTCGCCGTCGCCCGGTACGGCGAGCTGGTGTGCGTCGACTCGCCGCTCGGTCCGGTCAGCGTGCGCAGACTGCCTCGCTTCAGTGATCCCGCCGACCAGGTGGCCACCGGCTCACTGCTGGCGCCCATGCCCGGCAGCGTGATCCGGCTCGGCGCCGAGGTCGGCAGCCGGGTCGAACAGGGCCAACCCATTCTGTGGTTGGAGGCGATGAAGATGGAGCACACCATCGCCGCGCCCGCCGCCGGTGTGCTCAGTGCCGTCAACGTCACCGTCGGCCAGCAGGTCGATGTCGGTGCCGTCCTCGCCGTCGTCGACCCCGCCGAGGGCAACGAAACCCAGGAGTCTAAATGA
- a CDS encoding acyl-CoA carboxylase subunit beta, with product MTTLRSTLDTASPDYAAAAEAMAAKLAEVEGEFAKAIAGGGPDKLARHRKRGKMTARERVELLIDEDSPFLELCPLAGWGSEFHVGASTIAGIGIVEGVECMIVAPDPTVRGGTSNPWTLRKTLRINDIVRENRLPVISLVESGGADLPTQKEVFVPGGRMFRDLTQASAAGIPTIALVFGNSTAGGAYIPGMSDHVVMIKERSKVFLGGPPLVKMATGEESDDESLGGADMHARVSGLADYYAVDEQDAIRLGRAIVRRLNWRKQGPAPRAEVIEPLYNPEDLLGIVPSDLKIPFDPREVIARIVDGSDFDEFKPLYGSSLVTGWAELHGYPVGILANARGVLFSEESQKATQFIQLANKSDTPLLFLHNTTGYMVGKEYEQKGIIKHGAMMINAVANSKVPHISVLMGASYGAGHYGMCGRAYDPRFVYAWPSAKSAVMGGAQLAGVISIVGRAAAEAKGQPFNEEADAGMRAMIEAQIEAESLAMFMSGRLYDDGVIDPRDTRTVLGMSLSAIHNAPIKGADGFGVFRM from the coding sequence ATGACGACACTGCGGAGCACGCTGGATACCGCGTCACCGGACTACGCCGCGGCGGCGGAAGCCATGGCGGCCAAGCTCGCCGAAGTCGAGGGCGAATTCGCCAAGGCGATCGCCGGTGGCGGCCCGGACAAGCTGGCTCGGCACCGGAAGCGCGGCAAAATGACCGCGCGTGAGCGGGTCGAACTGCTCATCGACGAGGACTCGCCGTTCCTGGAGCTGTGCCCGCTGGCCGGCTGGGGCAGCGAATTCCACGTCGGCGCGAGCACTATCGCGGGCATCGGCATCGTGGAGGGCGTCGAATGCATGATCGTCGCGCCCGACCCGACCGTGCGCGGCGGCACCTCGAATCCGTGGACACTGCGAAAGACGTTGCGCATCAATGACATCGTCCGCGAGAACCGGCTGCCGGTGATCTCCCTGGTGGAGTCCGGCGGCGCGGATCTGCCGACGCAGAAGGAAGTGTTCGTCCCCGGTGGGCGCATGTTCCGCGATCTCACCCAGGCATCGGCCGCCGGTATTCCGACCATCGCGCTCGTCTTCGGCAACTCGACGGCGGGCGGTGCCTACATTCCCGGCATGTCCGATCACGTGGTGATGATCAAGGAACGCTCCAAGGTGTTCCTCGGTGGCCCGCCGCTGGTCAAGATGGCCACCGGCGAGGAATCCGACGACGAATCGCTCGGCGGCGCCGACATGCACGCCCGCGTCTCCGGCCTGGCCGACTATTACGCGGTGGACGAGCAGGACGCGATTCGCCTCGGTCGCGCCATCGTCCGGCGGCTCAACTGGCGCAAGCAGGGGCCCGCGCCGCGTGCCGAGGTGATCGAGCCGCTGTACAACCCCGAGGATCTGCTCGGCATCGTCCCGTCCGATCTGAAGATCCCGTTCGATCCGCGCGAGGTGATCGCGCGCATTGTCGACGGCTCCGATTTCGACGAGTTCAAGCCGTTGTACGGCAGCAGCCTGGTCACCGGATGGGCTGAGCTGCACGGGTATCCGGTCGGCATCCTCGCCAACGCGCGGGGCGTGCTGTTCTCCGAGGAGTCGCAGAAGGCGACCCAGTTCATCCAGTTGGCGAACAAGTCCGACACGCCACTGCTGTTCCTGCACAACACCACCGGCTACATGGTCGGCAAGGAGTACGAGCAGAAGGGCATCATCAAGCACGGCGCGATGATGATCAACGCGGTCGCCAACTCCAAGGTGCCGCACATCTCGGTGCTGATGGGCGCCTCCTACGGCGCCGGGCACTACGGCATGTGCGGGCGCGCCTACGATCCGCGCTTCGTCTACGCCTGGCCCAGTGCGAAATCCGCCGTCATGGGCGGTGCGCAGCTGGCGGGCGTCATCTCGATCGTCGGCAGGGCGGCCGCCGAAGCCAAGGGCCAGCCCTTCAACGAGGAGGCCGACGCCGGGATGCGCGCCATGATCGAGGCGCAGATCGAGGCGGAGTCGCTGGCGATGTTCATGTCCGGGCGGCTGTACGACGACGGCGTCATCGATCCGCGCGATACCCGCACCGTATTGGGAATGTCCTTGTCGGCCATTCACAATGCCCCGATCAAGGGCGCCGATGGCTTCGGCGTCTTCCGAATGTGA
- a CDS encoding acyl-CoA dehydrogenase family protein has protein sequence MVSPWNTPERRELRATVRGFAEREVLPYLDEWERDGEIPRELHKKAGALGLLGIQFPESVGGSGGDGIDAMIVCEEMHQAGASGGLFASLFTCGIAVPHMIASGNTEQIERWARPTLAGEKIGSLAVTEPGGGSDVGHLTTTARRDGDHYIVNGAKTYITSGCRADYVVTAVRTGGPGSGGISLLVVEKGTPGFTVSRKLDKMGWRASDTAELSYVDVRVPVENLIGPENSGFFQIAGAFVSERVGLAVQAYSSAQRCLDLTLDWVRTRETFGRPLISRQAVQNTVTEMARRIDVARVYTRDVAQRSANGETDLIAEVCFAKNTAVEAGEWVANQAVQLFGGLGYMRESEVERQYRDMRILGIGGGTTEILTGLAAKRLGYQS, from the coding sequence GTGGTCAGTCCTTGGAACACCCCGGAGCGCCGCGAATTGCGGGCCACCGTACGGGGTTTCGCCGAGCGGGAAGTCCTGCCCTACCTGGACGAGTGGGAGCGCGACGGGGAGATCCCGCGCGAGCTACACAAGAAAGCCGGTGCCCTCGGCCTGCTCGGCATCCAGTTTCCGGAATCGGTGGGCGGTTCCGGCGGCGACGGCATCGACGCGATGATCGTCTGCGAGGAAATGCATCAGGCCGGTGCCTCCGGTGGGCTGTTCGCGTCGCTGTTCACCTGCGGCATCGCGGTGCCGCACATGATCGCCTCGGGCAATACCGAGCAGATCGAGCGTTGGGCGCGACCGACCTTGGCCGGGGAGAAGATCGGCTCGCTCGCCGTCACCGAACCCGGCGGCGGCTCCGACGTCGGCCACCTCACCACCACCGCGCGCCGCGACGGCGACCACTACATCGTCAACGGCGCGAAGACCTACATCACCTCAGGCTGTCGCGCCGACTACGTGGTCACCGCGGTACGCACGGGCGGCCCCGGCTCCGGCGGGATTTCGCTGCTCGTGGTGGAGAAGGGCACACCGGGTTTCACGGTCAGCCGCAAGCTGGACAAGATGGGCTGGCGTGCCTCCGACACCGCGGAGCTGTCCTATGTGGATGTCCGGGTGCCGGTGGAGAACCTGATCGGGCCGGAGAACTCCGGATTCTTCCAGATCGCGGGCGCGTTCGTCAGTGAACGCGTCGGCCTTGCGGTGCAGGCGTATTCGAGCGCGCAGCGCTGCCTCGATCTCACCCTGGACTGGGTCCGCACCCGGGAAACCTTCGGCCGCCCGCTGATCAGCAGGCAGGCCGTGCAGAACACGGTCACCGAGATGGCCCGCCGGATCGACGTCGCCCGCGTCTACACCCGAGATGTGGCGCAGCGCAGCGCGAATGGTGAGACGGACCTGATCGCCGAGGTGTGCTTCGCCAAGAACACCGCCGTCGAAGCGGGCGAGTGGGTGGCCAACCAGGCCGTCCAGCTGTTCGGCGGTCTCGGCTACATGCGCGAATCCGAGGTGGAACGCCAGTACCGCGACATGCGCATCCTCGGCATCGGCGGTGGCACCACCGAAATCCTCACCGGCCTTGCCGCCAAACGATTGGGGTACCAGTCATGA
- a CDS encoding acyclic terpene utilization AtuA family protein, with amino-acid sequence MSVLAANTDVLRIGNCSGFYGDRLSAMREMLEGGQLDVLTGDYLAELTMLILGRDRMKDPGLGYAKTFVKQIEDCLGLALERNVQIVTNAGGLNPAGLAQRLRKVAADLGLDAKIAHVEGDDLVARAGELGLGAPLTANAYLGAWGIVECLNAGADIVVTGRVTDASVIVGPAAAHFGWGRTDYDQLAGAVVAGHVIECSTQATGGNYAFFTELADLGRPGFPIAEIRSDGSSVITKHDGTGGAVTVDTVAAQLMYEIQGARYAGPDVTARLDAIRLSADGRDRVLISGVVGEAPPEQLKVSLNTLGGFRNEMEFILTGLDIEAKAALAQRQLESWLPAKPAELDWTLARLDRPDADTEEQASALLRCVVRDPDPNKVGRAFSSVAVELALASYPGCSFTTLPGNGSPYGVYTPGFVDATEVPHVAVLPDGSRVDIAPAVDTLSLADVAEPALPEPLPASETRRAPLGTIALARSGDKGGNANVGVWVRTDEQWRWLVHTLTVERVKELLPETAPLTVTRHVLPNLRAVNFIIEGLLGQGVAYQARFDPQAKGLGEWLRSRHLDIPLELL; translated from the coding sequence ATGAGTGTGCTGGCCGCCAACACGGACGTGCTCCGGATCGGCAACTGTTCCGGCTTCTATGGTGATCGCCTGAGCGCCATGCGCGAGATGCTCGAAGGCGGGCAGCTCGACGTGCTCACCGGCGACTATCTGGCCGAGCTCACCATGTTGATCCTCGGCCGCGATCGGATGAAGGATCCGGGCCTCGGCTACGCCAAGACCTTCGTCAAGCAGATCGAGGACTGCCTCGGGCTGGCGCTGGAACGCAACGTGCAGATCGTCACGAACGCGGGCGGCCTCAATCCCGCTGGCCTGGCGCAGCGATTGCGCAAGGTGGCCGCCGATCTGGGTCTCGACGCGAAGATCGCGCACGTCGAAGGCGACGACTTGGTCGCGCGCGCAGGCGAACTCGGCCTCGGCGCCCCGCTCACCGCCAACGCCTACCTCGGTGCGTGGGGCATCGTCGAATGCCTGAACGCGGGCGCGGACATCGTGGTCACCGGCCGGGTCACCGACGCATCGGTGATCGTCGGCCCGGCGGCGGCCCACTTCGGCTGGGGCCGCACCGATTACGACCAGCTGGCGGGCGCGGTGGTGGCCGGGCACGTCATCGAATGCAGCACCCAGGCCACCGGCGGCAACTACGCGTTCTTCACCGAACTCGCCGACCTCGGCAGGCCAGGCTTCCCGATCGCCGAAATCCGGAGCGACGGCAGCAGTGTCATCACCAAGCACGACGGCACCGGCGGTGCGGTCACCGTCGACACCGTCGCAGCGCAACTCATGTACGAGATCCAGGGCGCGAGGTACGCCGGTCCCGATGTGACGGCACGGCTGGACGCCATCCGGCTCAGCGCCGACGGCCGCGATCGGGTGCTGATCAGCGGGGTCGTCGGCGAGGCGCCGCCGGAGCAGCTGAAGGTTTCCCTGAATACCCTCGGTGGTTTCCGCAACGAGATGGAGTTCATCCTCACCGGCCTCGACATCGAGGCGAAAGCCGCACTGGCACAACGACAGCTGGAATCCTGGCTGCCCGCCAAGCCCGCCGAACTGGATTGGACGCTCGCGCGGCTCGACCGGCCGGACGCGGACACCGAGGAGCAGGCCAGCGCGCTGCTGCGCTGCGTGGTGCGTGATCCGGACCCGAACAAGGTCGGCCGCGCCTTCTCCAGCGTGGCGGTCGAATTGGCCCTGGCCAGCTATCCAGGGTGCAGCTTTACGACGTTGCCCGGCAACGGTTCTCCGTACGGCGTGTACACGCCCGGTTTCGTCGATGCCACCGAGGTGCCGCATGTCGCGGTGCTGCCGGACGGGTCCCGCGTCGATATCGCACCGGCAGTGGACACGCTGTCACTTGCCGATGTCGCCGAGCCCGCACTGCCGGAGCCGTTGCCTGCCAGCGAAACTCGCCGGGCACCGCTGGGCACGATCGCGCTGGCCCGTAGCGGTGACAAAGGCGGCAACGCCAATGTCGGCGTCTGGGTGCGCACCGACGAGCAGTGGCGCTGGCTGGTGCACACACTCACCGTCGAGCGCGTCAAAGAACTGCTCCCCGAAACCGCCCCGCTGACGGTCACCCGGCATGTGCTGCCCAACCTGCGGGCGGTGAACTTCATCATCGAAGGCCTACTCGGTCAGGGCGTCGCCTATCAGGCGCGATTCGACCCCCAGGCCAAGGGACTCGGCGAATGGCTGCGGTCCCGTCATCTCGATATCCCATTGGAGCTGTTATGA